A DNA window from Bos mutus isolate GX-2022 chromosome 11, NWIPB_WYAK_1.1, whole genome shotgun sequence contains the following coding sequences:
- the KHK gene encoding LOW QUALITY PROTEIN: ketohexokinase (The sequence of the model RefSeq protein was modified relative to this genomic sequence to represent the inferred CDS: inserted 1 base in 1 codon), producing the protein MEEKQILCVGLVVLDIINVMDKYPEEDTDSRCLSQRWQRGGNASNSCTVLSLLGAPCAFMGSLXPGHVADFVLDDLRRYSVDLRYMVFQTTGSVPISTVIISEASGSRTILHAYRNLPDVSAKDFEKVELTRFKWIHIEGRNASEQVKMLQRIEQHNARQPPESKIQVSVEVEKPREELYQLFGYGDVVFVSKDVAKHFGFRSAKEALRGLYSRVRKGATLVCAWAEEGADALGPDGRLLHSDAFPPPRVVDTLGAGDTFNAAVIFSLSQGKSMQEALRFGCQVAGKKCGLQGFDGIV; encoded by the exons ATGGAAGAGAAACAGATTCTGTGCGTGGGGCTAGTGGTGCTGGACATCATCAATGTGATGGACAAATACCCAGAGGAGGACACGGACAGCAG GTGCTTGTCCCAGAGATGGCAACGCGGAGGCAATGCATCCAACTCCTGCACTGTCCTCTCCCTGCTTGGAGCCCCCTGCGCCTTCATGGGCTCGC GCCCGGGCCACGTTGCTGA TTTTGTCCTGGACGACCTTCGCCGCTATTCTGTGGACCTCCGCTACATGGTCTTTCAGACCACGGGCTCCGTCCCCATCTCCACAGTCATCATCAGCGAGGCCAGCGGTAGCCGCACCATCCTACATGCCTACAG GAACCTGCCAGATGTGTCCGCTAAAGACTTTGAGAAGGTTGAGCTGACCCGGTTCAAGTGGATCCACATTGAG GGCCGGAACGCATCAGAGCAGGTGAAGATGCTACAGCGGATAGAACAGCACAATGCCAGGCAGCCTCCAGAAAGCAAGATCCAGGTGTCTGTGGAGGTGGAGAAGCCACGTGAGGAGCTGTACCAGCTGTTTGGTTATGGAGATGTG GTGTTTGTCAGCAAAGATGTGGCCAAGCACTTCGGGTTCCGGTCAGCAAAGGAGGCCCTGAGGGGCCTGTATAGCCGCGTGAGGAAGGG GGCCACGCTGGTCTGTGCCTGGGCGGAGGAGGGCGCCGACGCGCTGGGGCCTGATGGACGGCTGCTCCACTCCGATGCTTTCCCACCGCCCCGCGTAGTGGACACTCTGGGGGCCGGAGACACCTTCAACGCGGCGGTCATCTTCAGCCTGTCCCAGG GGAAGAGCATGCAGGAGGCACTGAGGTTCGGCTGCCAGGTGGCCGGCAAGAAGTGCGGTCTGCAGGGTTTTGATGGCATTGTATGA